The following coding sequences lie in one Micromonospora sp. R77 genomic window:
- a CDS encoding YchJ family protein, with translation MAKRGAARSAAERPAGACPCGSGMPYADCCGPLHRGESTAATAEALMRSRFAAFAVGDADYLRRSWHSSTRPDRLRLDADQRWTRLEILGTDRGGLFDAAGTVRFRAHYREAGRAGTLDEHSRFVREDGHWVYLDALPDG, from the coding sequence GTGGCGAAGCGTGGGGCCGCGCGGAGCGCGGCGGAACGACCGGCCGGGGCGTGCCCGTGCGGCTCCGGGATGCCGTACGCCGACTGTTGCGGGCCGCTGCACCGGGGTGAGTCGACGGCGGCGACGGCCGAGGCGTTGATGCGCTCCCGGTTCGCCGCCTTCGCCGTCGGTGACGCCGACTACCTGCGGCGCAGCTGGCACTCCTCGACCCGGCCGGACCGGCTGCGGCTGGACGCGGACCAGCGCTGGACCCGGCTGGAGATCCTCGGCACCGACCGGGGCGGCCTGTTCGACGCGGCCGGTACGGTGCGGTTCCGGGCGCACTACCGGGAGGCCGGCCGGGCCGGCACGCTCGACGAGCACAGCCGGTTCGTCCGCGAGGACGGCCACTGGGTCTACCTGGACGCCCTACCGGACGGGTGA
- a CDS encoding magnesium and cobalt transport protein CorA has protein sequence MVQSAVRIRQGRRLPALLGRLLGRSAEQAPPRAGRRSNPDAVVDCAVYVNGRREPGRPHYADAVAAGRRHRRAFVWLGLHDPGPAVMAAVGRTFGLDELSVERALADGHRPTVQQHGEVTLLVLRTAGYVEHAELTDTSEVIDTGDVMVFLGDRFVVTVRHGASGALAPVRQEIENQPGILAEGPWAVAYAVCARMVELYLEVAGHLEKDLERIEETVFARDRSADIQHIYQLKREVVEFKRAVWPFQTPLRALIEQRAGGPPPALQRRFVDVEGRLTRACDRIASYDELLNSILQSRLAQLAVDQNNDMRKIASWAAIAATQTAVAGVYGMNFTYMPELGWRYGYAGALLLMAVAGLTLHRLFRRSGWL, from the coding sequence ATGGTGCAGTCGGCGGTACGGATCCGGCAGGGCCGGCGGCTCCCGGCCCTGCTCGGGCGGTTGCTCGGCCGGAGCGCCGAGCAGGCACCGCCGCGCGCCGGCCGACGGTCCAACCCGGACGCGGTGGTGGACTGCGCGGTCTACGTCAACGGTCGGCGGGAACCGGGACGGCCGCACTACGCCGACGCGGTCGCCGCCGGCCGCCGGCACCGGCGGGCCTTCGTCTGGCTGGGGCTGCACGATCCCGGGCCGGCGGTGATGGCGGCGGTCGGCCGGACCTTCGGCCTGGACGAGTTGAGCGTCGAGCGGGCCCTGGCCGACGGTCACCGGCCCACCGTCCAGCAGCACGGGGAGGTGACCCTGCTGGTGCTGCGCACCGCCGGCTATGTCGAGCACGCCGAGCTGACCGACACCTCCGAGGTGATCGACACCGGTGACGTGATGGTCTTCCTCGGGGACCGGTTCGTGGTCACCGTCCGGCACGGCGCGTCCGGCGCGCTCGCCCCCGTCCGGCAGGAGATCGAGAACCAGCCCGGCATCCTCGCCGAGGGACCGTGGGCGGTCGCGTACGCGGTCTGCGCCCGGATGGTGGAGCTCTATCTCGAGGTGGCCGGGCACCTGGAGAAGGACCTGGAGCGGATCGAGGAGACCGTCTTCGCCCGCGACCGCAGCGCCGACATCCAGCACATCTATCAGCTCAAGCGGGAGGTGGTGGAGTTCAAGCGGGCGGTGTGGCCGTTCCAGACCCCGTTGCGCGCGCTCATCGAGCAGCGCGCCGGTGGGCCGCCGCCCGCGCTGCAGCGCCGGTTCGTCGACGTGGAGGGGCGGCTGACCCGCGCGTGCGACCGGATCGCCTCGTACGACGAGCTGCTCAACTCGATCCTGCAGTCCCGGCTCGCGCAGCTCGCCGTGGACCAGAACAACGACATGCGCAAGATCGCCTCGTGGGCGGCCATCGCCGCCACCCAGACCGCCGTGGCGGGTGTCTACGGGATGAACTTCACGTACATGCCCGAGCTGGGCTGGCGGTACGGCTACGCGGGGGCCCTGCTGCTGATGGCCGTGGCCGGGTTGACCCTGCACCGGCTGTTCCGCCGCTCCGGCTGGCTCTGA
- a CDS encoding class F sortase, with amino-acid sequence MVAAWSPSGLAGPGWSPSASAAPPVRPPQLGASAAPTGEPPGSSGPVLSRSEPVQVAIPTIGVRAHIVPVADRDGVLEVPPLDRPELAGWYRRGPTPGEAGNAVLVGHVDTQDGPAVFFDLGRLRPGDPIRVTRADGRVAAFTVTGVGAYPKDRFPTERVYGGGTEARLRLITCGGRFDTRTGNYPDNIVVFATAAR; translated from the coding sequence GTGGTCGCCGCGTGGTCACCCTCTGGGCTCGCCGGACCGGGCTGGTCGCCGTCGGCCTCGGCAGCACCTCCTGTTCGGCCGCCGCAGCTCGGCGCGTCGGCCGCGCCGACCGGCGAGCCGCCCGGCTCATCCGGGCCCGTCCTGTCCCGCTCCGAGCCGGTCCAGGTCGCCATCCCCACCATCGGGGTACGCGCCCACATCGTGCCGGTGGCCGACCGCGACGGCGTACTGGAGGTGCCGCCCCTGGACCGGCCGGAACTGGCCGGCTGGTACCGGCGCGGCCCGACGCCCGGGGAGGCCGGGAACGCGGTGCTGGTCGGGCACGTGGACACCCAGGACGGACCGGCGGTCTTCTTCGACCTGGGCCGGCTCCGGCCCGGCGACCCGATCCGGGTCACCCGGGCCGACGGCCGGGTGGCCGCCTTCACGGTGACCGGCGTCGGGGCGTACCCGAAGGACCGCTTCCCCACCGAGCGGGTGTACGGCGGCGGCACCGAGGCCCGGCTGCGCCTGATCACCTGCGGCGGCCGGTTCGACACGCGGACCGGCAACTACCCCGACAACATCGTCGTCTTCGCCACCGCGGCGCGCTGA
- a CDS encoding ankyrin repeat domain-containing protein: protein MVRHDEPLAVEFAAAIIGGDVERLTTLLRTEPWLATEPLTDLAGARRSPLHLVADSPGHRPRAAETVRALVAAGADVDAPAIGMSHSERPLHWAASNDDVTLADALLDAGADIEAAGSSIDGGPPLSSAVGYGQWSVARRLVDRGARTELWHAAALGLLPVVDRLAVGTTDLDAPLWNACRAGHLDAAKLLVARGASPRWPAPWSGETAVDVARSSGNDELVSWLVAFPS, encoded by the coding sequence GTGGTGCGACACGACGAACCTCTCGCCGTCGAGTTCGCCGCCGCGATCATCGGCGGCGACGTCGAACGGTTGACCACTCTGCTGCGTACCGAGCCCTGGCTGGCCACCGAGCCGCTGACCGATCTCGCCGGCGCCCGGCGCTCACCGCTGCACCTGGTGGCCGACTCGCCCGGGCACCGGCCACGAGCCGCCGAGACGGTCCGCGCCCTCGTGGCCGCGGGCGCGGACGTCGACGCTCCCGCCATCGGCATGTCGCACTCCGAGCGACCGCTGCACTGGGCCGCCAGTAATGACGACGTGACCCTGGCCGACGCGCTGCTCGACGCCGGGGCCGACATCGAGGCCGCCGGCTCGTCCATCGACGGTGGCCCGCCGCTGTCCAGCGCCGTCGGCTACGGGCAGTGGAGCGTGGCGCGCCGGCTGGTCGACCGGGGCGCCCGGACCGAGCTGTGGCACGCCGCCGCGCTGGGCCTGCTGCCGGTCGTCGACCGCCTCGCCGTCGGGACGACCGACCTGGACGCTCCGCTGTGGAACGCCTGCCGGGCCGGCCACCTCGACGCCGCGAAGCTGTTGGTCGCCCGCGGGGCCTCGCCGCGCTGGCCGGCGCCCTGGTCGGGGGAGACCGCCGTCGACGTGGCCCGGAGCAGCGGAAACGACGAACTGGTCAGCTGGTTGGTGGCGTTCCCGAGCTGA
- a CDS encoding DinB family protein, with protein MTVVFPEPGPSADVPTLFLTYLDFYRETVADRLAGLTEAQARTVRVPSGWTPVELVKHLTFMERRWLVWGFLGEQVPDPWGDHRDDRWHVEPGETVADLIASLHAGGRRTRAIVGSTPLDTPAALGGRFTDAATRPTLAAICFHVLQEYARHAGHLDVVRELIDGRTGE; from the coding sequence ATGACCGTCGTCTTCCCCGAACCCGGTCCGTCCGCGGACGTGCCCACCCTCTTCCTCACCTACCTCGACTTCTACCGGGAGACGGTCGCCGACCGGCTCGCCGGGCTGACCGAGGCGCAGGCCCGCACGGTCCGGGTGCCGTCCGGTTGGACGCCGGTCGAGCTGGTCAAGCACCTCACCTTCATGGAGCGGCGCTGGCTGGTCTGGGGCTTCCTCGGCGAGCAGGTGCCGGACCCGTGGGGCGACCACCGGGACGATCGCTGGCACGTCGAGCCGGGTGAGACCGTGGCCGACCTGATCGCCTCGCTGCACGCGGGCGGCCGGCGGACCCGCGCCATCGTGGGGTCCACCCCGCTGGACACGCCCGCCGCGCTGGGCGGCCGGTTCACCGATGCGGCGACCCGGCCCACCCTGGCCGCGATCTGCTTCCACGTGCTGCAGGAGTACGCCCGCCACGCCGGCCACCTGGACGTGGTCCGGGAGTTGATCGACGGCCGTACCGGGGAGTGA
- a CDS encoding Gfo/Idh/MocA family oxidoreductase produces MAEAALRVGLLGYGVAGRVFHAPLIAATPGLRLDAVVTRHPERREQARREHPDARLVDDADQLWHAADTLDLVVVATPNRQHVPAARAALAAGLPVVVDKPPAATAAHGRALLAEADRLGVPLTVFQNRRWDGDFLTARRLVEAGELGRVRRFESRFERWRPAIKPGWRESGTTDDAGGVLYDLGAHLVDQAVQLFGPVARVYAEVDRRRAGAQVDDDAFVALTHTGGVHSHLWMSAVAPQLGPRMRILGDRAGWTSYGLDPQEAALRDGGRPDTPGWGEVPADRYGQLGVDGELRPVPTEPGRYQDFYAHVAAALRDGRPMPVDPRDAVDTVALIELAHRSAARGEVLTVEA; encoded by the coding sequence ATGGCGGAGGCGGCACTGCGGGTCGGTCTGCTGGGGTACGGCGTCGCCGGGCGGGTGTTCCACGCCCCGCTGATCGCCGCCACGCCGGGGCTGCGGCTGGACGCCGTCGTCACGCGCCACCCCGAACGGCGTGAGCAGGCCCGGCGCGAGCACCCCGACGCCCGGCTCGTCGACGACGCCGACCAACTCTGGCACGCGGCGGACACCCTCGATCTGGTGGTGGTGGCCACCCCGAACCGGCAGCACGTGCCGGCCGCCCGCGCGGCCCTCGCGGCCGGCCTGCCGGTGGTGGTGGACAAGCCGCCCGCCGCCACCGCCGCCCACGGCCGCGCGCTGCTCGCCGAGGCCGACCGGCTCGGCGTGCCGCTGACGGTGTTCCAGAACCGCCGCTGGGACGGCGACTTCCTGACCGCCCGCCGGCTCGTCGAGGCCGGTGAGCTGGGTCGGGTGCGGCGCTTCGAGTCCCGGTTCGAGCGGTGGCGGCCGGCGATCAAGCCGGGCTGGCGGGAGAGCGGCACCACCGACGACGCCGGTGGCGTGCTCTACGACCTCGGCGCCCACCTGGTCGACCAGGCGGTGCAGCTCTTCGGCCCGGTGGCCCGGGTGTACGCCGAGGTGGACCGACGGCGGGCCGGTGCGCAGGTCGACGACGACGCCTTCGTGGCGCTGACCCACACCGGGGGCGTCCACTCGCACCTGTGGATGAGCGCGGTCGCGCCGCAGCTCGGGCCACGGATGCGGATCCTCGGCGACCGGGCCGGCTGGACCAGCTACGGCCTGGACCCGCAGGAGGCGGCGCTGCGCGACGGTGGCCGGCCCGACACCCCGGGCTGGGGCGAGGTGCCCGCCGACCGGTACGGACAGCTCGGCGTCGACGGCGAGCTGCGCCCGGTGCCCACCGAACCCGGCCGCTACCAGGACTTCTACGCCCACGTCGCGGCGGCCCTGCGGGACGGCAGGCCGATGCCGGTGGACCCGCGCGACGCGGTCGACACGGTGGCGCTCATCGAACTGGCCCACCGCTCGGCGGCCCGTGGCGAGGTGCTGACCGTCGAGGCGTGA